In the Malus domestica chromosome 16, GDT2T_hap1 genome, one interval contains:
- the LOC103403083 gene encoding E3 ubiquitin-protein ligase RGLG5, translating to MGGKSSKDWSERQFSHSGSTASSSWNQHGYSEPHPPQNLYHTVPQHRYTPSPSFNGVSRPVRVPQQRRSWHKSYSRIADNYCSLDEVTSALAQAGLESSNLIVGIDFTKSNEWTGSMSFKRKSLHHIGNTQNPYEQAISIIGKTLSVFDEDNLIPCFGFGDASTRDQDVFSFYEDEQHCNGFEEVLTRYRDIVPHLRLAGPTSFAPIIEMAMTIVEQSGGQYHVLLIIADGQVTRSVNTQRGHLSSQEQGTVDAIVKASEYPLSIVLVGIGDGPWDTMREFDDNIPARAFDNFQFVNFMEIMSKNVNLSRKQTEFSLAALMEIPSQYKATLELGILGGRSGNCPNRVPLPPPHNVAVSVGSNTRQFGSSDSFQQRSTPYAGYNTGGSTPSHTRYARYNAEASTPPYTGYDSQVCPICLTNPKDMAFGCGHQTCCDCGKDLESCPICRSNIQTRIRLY from the exons ATGGGAGGAAAAAGCTCGAAAGATTGGAGTGAGAGACAGTTTTCGCACAGCGGATCAACTGCTTCTTCTTCATGGAACCAACATGGCTACTCAGAACCACACCCTCCACAAAACCTGTATCATACAGTACCACAGCATCGGTACACTCCTTCGCCATCTTTTAACGGTGTGTCTCGGCCAGTTAGAGTTCCCCAGCAACGACGTAGTTGGCATAAAAGTTACTCAAGGATAGCTGATAATTACTGTTCCTTGGATGAG GTTACTTCTGCTCTTGCACAAGCTGGCCTAGAGTCTTCTAATCTGATTGTTGGTATTGACTTCACAAAGAGCAATGAGTGGACAG GTTCGATGTCATTTAAACGAAAAAGCTTGCATCACATTGGAAATACTCAAAATCCCTACGAACAAGCGATCTCAATTATCGGGAAAACATTATCCGTCTTTGATGAAGATAACctaattccatgctttggattTGGAGATG CATCTACACGTGATCAAGATGTCTTCAGCTTCTATGAGGATGAGCAACACTGTAATGGATTTGAGGAAGTATTGACGCGATACAGAGATATCGTTCCCCATCTTCGACTTGCAG GACCTACTTCTTTTGCCCCCATTATTGAGATGGCGATGACTATCGTTGAGCAAAGCGGAGGCCAGTACCATGTTTTACTGATCATTGCCGATGGGCAG GTGACAAGAAGTGTCAATACACAACGTGGTCATCTGAGCTCACAAGAACAAGGGACAGTTGATGCAATTGTAAAAGCAAG CGAGTACCCATTGTCTATAGTCTTGGTGGGAATCGGAGATGGCCCTTGGGACACGATGAGGGAATTCGACGACAATATTCCTGCTCGAGCATTTGATAATTTTCAG TTTGTGAATTTTATGGAAATCATGTCGAAGAATGTGAATCTATCCAGAAAGCAGACAGAGTTTTCTCTTGCAGCCTTGATGGAAATACCTTCTCAATACAAAGCAACCCTAGAGCTTGGAATATTGGG AGGACGCAGTGGGAATTGTCCAAATAGGGTTCCCCTTCCCCCACCCCACAATGTTGCAGTCTCAGTAGGCAGCAACACGAGGCAGTTCGGCTCGAGCGATAGTTTTCAGCAGAGGTCGACTCCTTATGCTGGATATAATACAGGAGGTAGCACACCTTCTCATACAAGATATGCTCGATATAATGCAGAAGCCAGCACACCTCCTTACACAGGATATGATAGTCAG GTTTGCCCTATTTGTCTTACTAATCCAAAGGACATGGCCTTTGGTTGTGGGCACCAG ACTTGTTGTGACTGCGGAAAGGACCTTGAATCGTGCCCGATTTGCCGGAGCAATATCCAAACCAGAATAAGACTCTACTAG